A region from the Felis catus isolate Fca126 chromosome F1, F.catus_Fca126_mat1.0, whole genome shotgun sequence genome encodes:
- the PIGC gene encoding phosphatidylinositol N-acetylglucosaminyltransferase subunit C: MGTQPVADTEEAKWQKVLYERQPFPDNYVDRRFLEELRKNIHARKYQYWAVVFESSVVIQQLCSVCVFVVIWWYMDEGLLAPQWLFGTGLASSLIGYVLFDLIDGGEGRKKSGRTRWADLKSALVFITFTYGFSPVLKTLTESVSTDTIYAMSVFMLLGHLIFFDYGANAAIVSSTLSLNMAIFASVCLASRLPRSLHAFIMVTFAIQIFALWPMLQKKLKACTPRSYVGVTLLFAFSALGGLLSISAVGAVLFALLLVSISCLCPFYLTRLQLFKENIHGPWDEAEIKEDLSRFLS, encoded by the coding sequence ATGGGGACCCAGCCTGTAGCTGACACTGAGGAGGCCAAGTGGCAGAAGGTCCTGTACGAGCGACAGCCGTTTCCCGATAACTACGTGGACCGGCGTTTCCTGGAAGAGCTCCGGAAAAACATCCACGCCCGGAAGTACCAGTACTGGGCCGTGGTGTTCGAGTCGAGCGTGGTGATACAGCAGCTGTGCAGCGTCTGTGTGTTTGTGGTCATCTGGTGGTATATGGATGAGGGCCTTCTGGCCCCCCAGTGGCTCTTTGGGACCGGCCTGGCCTCTTCGCTGATTGGCTATGTTTTGTTCGATCTCATTGACGGAGGTGAAGGACGGAAGAAGAGTGGGCGGACCCGGTGGGCTGACTTGAAGAGCGCCCTGGTTTTCATTACTTTCACCTACGGTTTTTCCCCAGTGCTGAAGACCCTGACGGAGTCTGTCAGCACTGACACCATCTATGCCATGTCAGTCTTCATGCTTTTGGGCCACCTCATTTTCTTTGACTATGGCGCCAATGCTGCCATTGTATCTAGCACGCTGTCCTTGAACATGGCCATCTTTGCTTCTGTCTGCCTTGCCTCGCGCCTGCCCCGTTCCCTGCATGCCTTCATCATGGTGACTTTTGCCATCCAGATTTTTGCCCTGTGGCCCATGTTGCAGAAGAAACTGAAGGCATGTACTCCCCGTAGCTACGTGGGTGTCACGCTGCTTTTTGCATTTTCAGCCTTGGGAGGCCTGCTGTCCATTAGTGCTGTGGGAGCCGTCCTCTTTGCCCTTCTGCTGGTTTCCATCTCTTGTCTCTGCCCTTTCTACCTCACTCGCCTgcagctttttaaagaaaacattcatgGGCCTTGGGATGAGGCTGAAATCAAAGAAGACTTGTCCAGGTTTCTCAGCTGA